The Mesorhizobium sp. B1-1-8 genome contains a region encoding:
- a CDS encoding patatin family protein — protein sequence MLEWASLRSRPDVQEANGPASSGGVPDPKSAKKMGISLALGGGCARGWAHIGVLRALDEAGIEVSMIAGTSIGALVGGCYLAGKLDELEEFARSLTKRRLFGLLDLNLRGSGLFGGMKLDARLREHVDGIRFEDLPKPFVAVASEIRTGHEIWLSNGSLITAMRASYALPGVFSPVNCNGRMLVDGALVNPVPVSVCRAYEQPLVVAVNLHYDLFGRAAVIKHSAGELVIEKDAPRPGQVNPQHQPHQSRLGITGVMVEAFNIIQDRISRARLAGDPPDMSLQPKLSHIGLTEFHRADEAISIGYQATMSQIGELTRLQSVLA from the coding sequence ATGCTCGAATGGGCGTCATTGCGCAGCAGACCTGACGTTCAGGAAGCCAATGGCCCTGCATCGTCCGGCGGCGTGCCCGATCCGAAGTCGGCGAAGAAGATGGGCATCTCGCTGGCGCTCGGCGGCGGTTGCGCCCGCGGCTGGGCCCACATCGGCGTGCTGCGCGCGCTCGACGAAGCCGGCATCGAAGTTTCGATGATCGCCGGTACCTCGATCGGCGCGCTCGTTGGCGGCTGCTATCTTGCCGGCAAGCTGGACGAGCTGGAGGAATTCGCCAGGAGCCTGACCAAGCGGCGCCTGTTCGGGCTTCTCGATCTCAATCTGCGCGGCAGCGGCCTATTCGGCGGTATGAAGCTCGATGCGCGTCTGCGTGAGCACGTGGACGGTATCCGTTTCGAGGATCTGCCGAAGCCGTTCGTCGCCGTCGCTTCCGAAATCCGCACCGGCCACGAAATCTGGCTGTCGAACGGTTCGCTGATCACCGCCATGCGCGCGTCCTACGCGCTGCCCGGCGTCTTCTCGCCCGTGAACTGCAACGGCCGTATGCTGGTCGACGGCGCGTTGGTCAATCCGGTGCCGGTGTCGGTCTGCCGTGCCTACGAGCAGCCGCTCGTGGTGGCGGTGAACCTGCATTATGATCTGTTCGGGCGAGCCGCGGTCATCAAGCATAGCGCAGGTGAACTCGTCATCGAGAAGGATGCGCCGCGTCCCGGCCAGGTCAACCCCCAGCACCAGCCGCACCAGAGCCGGCTCGGCATCACCGGCGTCATGGTCGAGGCCTTCAACATCATCCAGGACCGGATTTCGCGAGCAAGACTCGCCGGCGATCCGCCGGACATGTCGCTGCAGCCGAAGCTAAGCCATATCGGCCTGACGGAGTTTCATCGCGCCGACGAGGCGATCAGCATAGGCTATCAGGCGACCATGTCCCAGATCGGCGAACTGACCCGGCTGCAGTCCGTTCTGGCCTGA
- the recJ gene encoding single-stranded-DNA-specific exonuclease RecJ, with amino-acid sequence MTGEKRFFLDVRQSATGVSWEHRLTERQDMTALAIAQGHGVPDIVARVLAGRGVDAEQTERFLDPTIRALLPDPSSLTDMEKAAARLADAIVAREKTAIFGDYDVDGAASSALLKRFLTHFSVPCEIYIPDRIFEGYGPNPEAMRELISRGAKLIVTVDCGTNSAASIEAARQAGGDVVVLDHHQVGGPLPAADAVVNPNREDDLSGQGHLCAAGVVFLCLVQTAKVLRGRLPDAAPPDLLSLLDLVALATVCDVVPLTGVNRAFVVKGLQIARQQRNEGLAALARVSRIGEPINTFHLAYLIGPRINAGGRIGDAALGSRLLATDDPVEAAVIAETLDRLNQERQQMEMEMLAQARAEADAELAGGSGPAIVVTASNSWHPGIVGLIASRLKDHARRPAFAIAFNANGIGTGSGRSVSGFDLGRLVREAAAAGLIVKGGGHGMAAGITVERAKLGALRAFFEERAAADIFRLQSEESLAIDGALAAEGATLALLDALEKAGPFGAGHIAPVFVLPRHRLTDARPIGTNHIRAELQSQSGGNLQAIAFRAVDTALGEFLFKNRGKTVHVAGSLSANHWNGNRTVQFRITDAALA; translated from the coding sequence ATGACGGGCGAAAAACGCTTCTTCCTCGATGTCAGGCAGTCGGCAACCGGTGTCTCCTGGGAGCACCGGCTGACCGAACGGCAGGACATGACTGCGCTTGCCATCGCGCAGGGCCATGGCGTGCCCGATATCGTGGCGCGGGTGCTGGCCGGGCGCGGCGTCGACGCCGAGCAGACCGAGCGCTTTCTCGACCCGACCATCCGCGCGCTGTTGCCGGACCCGTCGTCGCTGACCGATATGGAAAAGGCGGCGGCGCGGCTGGCGGATGCCATCGTTGCCCGCGAAAAGACAGCGATCTTCGGCGACTACGACGTTGACGGCGCCGCCTCGTCCGCGTTGCTCAAGCGCTTCCTGACGCATTTCTCGGTCCCGTGCGAGATCTACATCCCGGATCGCATCTTCGAGGGCTACGGCCCCAATCCGGAAGCAATGCGCGAACTCATCTCTCGTGGGGCGAAGCTGATCGTCACCGTCGACTGCGGCACCAACAGCGCCGCATCGATCGAGGCGGCCAGGCAAGCGGGCGGCGATGTCGTGGTTCTCGACCACCATCAGGTCGGCGGGCCGTTGCCGGCGGCGGATGCGGTCGTCAACCCGAACCGCGAGGACGACCTTTCGGGGCAGGGGCATCTGTGCGCCGCCGGCGTCGTCTTCCTCTGTCTGGTGCAGACGGCGAAGGTTCTGCGAGGTCGGTTGCCCGACGCCGCGCCGCCGGACCTTTTGTCGCTGCTCGACCTCGTGGCGCTGGCGACCGTTTGCGATGTCGTGCCGCTCACCGGCGTCAACCGCGCCTTTGTGGTCAAAGGGCTGCAGATCGCGCGCCAGCAGCGCAATGAAGGGCTTGCGGCGCTGGCGCGGGTGTCGCGCATCGGCGAGCCGATCAACACCTTCCATCTCGCCTATCTGATCGGCCCGCGCATCAACGCCGGCGGCCGCATCGGCGACGCGGCGCTCGGCAGCCGGCTGCTTGCCACCGACGATCCGGTCGAGGCAGCTGTTATCGCCGAGACGCTCGACCGGCTCAACCAGGAGCGGCAGCAGATGGAGATGGAGATGCTGGCGCAGGCGCGCGCCGAGGCCGATGCGGAACTTGCCGGCGGCAGCGGGCCAGCGATCGTCGTCACCGCCAGCAACAGCTGGCACCCGGGTATCGTCGGCCTGATCGCCTCGCGCCTGAAGGATCACGCGCGCCGCCCGGCCTTCGCCATTGCCTTCAACGCCAATGGCATCGGCACCGGCTCCGGGCGCTCGGTGTCCGGTTTCGATCTCGGCCGGCTGGTGCGTGAGGCGGCGGCGGCCGGCCTCATCGTCAAGGGCGGCGGCCACGGCATGGCAGCCGGCATCACCGTCGAGCGGGCAAAGCTCGGCGCGCTGCGCGCCTTTTTCGAAGAGCGCGCGGCGGCCGACATTTTCCGGCTGCAAAGCGAGGAGAGCCTGGCGATCGACGGCGCGCTTGCCGCCGAAGGAGCGACGCTTGCCCTGCTGGATGCATTGGAGAAAGCCGGTCCGTTCGGCGCCGGACATATTGCCCCGGTGTTCGTGCTGCCGCGCCACAGGCTCACCGATGCACGGCCGATCGGCACCAATCACATCCGCGCGGAACTGCAGTCGCAAAGCGGCGGCAACCTCCAGGCGATCGCATTTCGCGCCGTCGATACCGCGCTCGGCGAATTCCTGTTCAAGAACAGGGGCAAAACCGTGCACGTCGCCGGTTCGCTTTCGGCGAACCACTGGAACGGCAACCGCACGGTGCAGTTCCGCATCACCGATGCAGCGCTGGCATAA
- the glpX gene encoding class II fructose-bisphosphatase has translation MNMAQNIAAGLDRILTMEVVRVTERAAVAAARLRGRGDEKAADQVAVDAMRQELNRLAVKGTVVIGEGERDEAPMLYVGEEVGTGKGPAVDIALDPLEGTTICAKNLPNALAVIAIAEKGSLLFAPDVYMDKIAIGPGYPDGLIDIDAPPAENLARLAKAKGVAVSDITACILDRPRHARLIDTVRATGAAIRLIGDGDVAGVIHTTDPDETGIDIYLGTGGAPEGVLAAAALRCTGGQMQGRLILDTPEKAARAEKMGISEPKRIYHTQDMARGDVLFAATGVTDGNLLDGVRFGRTFITTHTIVLRSSSRTVREIKARHQDLENF, from the coding sequence ATGAATATGGCCCAGAACATCGCTGCCGGTCTTGACCGGATCCTTACCATGGAAGTCGTGCGTGTCACCGAACGGGCCGCTGTCGCGGCTGCCCGGCTGCGCGGGCGCGGCGACGAGAAGGCCGCCGACCAGGTCGCCGTCGACGCCATGCGCCAGGAGCTCAACCGCCTCGCCGTCAAGGGCACGGTGGTGATCGGCGAGGGTGAGCGCGACGAGGCGCCGATGCTTTATGTCGGCGAGGAGGTCGGCACCGGCAAAGGTCCGGCTGTCGACATTGCGCTCGATCCGCTGGAAGGCACGACGATCTGCGCCAAGAACCTGCCCAATGCGCTGGCCGTCATCGCGATTGCTGAAAAGGGCAGCCTGCTGTTCGCGCCCGATGTCTATATGGACAAGATCGCCATCGGCCCCGGTTATCCGGATGGCCTCATCGATATCGACGCGCCGCCGGCCGAGAACCTCGCCAGGCTTGCTAAAGCCAAGGGCGTGGCGGTGTCCGATATCACCGCCTGCATCCTTGACCGGCCGCGCCATGCCAGGCTGATCGACACCGTGCGGGCGACGGGCGCGGCGATCCGCCTGATCGGCGACGGCGACGTCGCCGGCGTCATCCACACCACCGACCCGGACGAGACCGGCATCGACATCTATCTTGGCACCGGCGGCGCGCCGGAAGGCGTGCTGGCGGCGGCGGCGCTGCGCTGCACCGGCGGACAGATGCAGGGCCGGCTTATCCTCGACACGCCGGAGAAGGCGGCGCGCGCCGAAAAGATGGGCATTTCCGAGCCGAAGCGCATCTACCACACGCAGGATATGGCGCGCGGCGACGTGCTGTTTGCGGCGACCGGCGTCACCGACGGCAACCTGCTCGACGGCGTCAGGTTCGGCCGCACTTTCATCACCACGCACACCATCGTGCTGCGCTCGTCCTCGCGCACCGTGCGCGAGATCAAGGCGCGTCACCAGGACCTGGAGAATTTTTGA